Proteins encoded within one genomic window of Ursus arctos isolate Adak ecotype North America unplaced genomic scaffold, UrsArc2.0 scaffold_7, whole genome shotgun sequence:
- the CUEDC2 gene encoding CUE domain-containing protein 2, which produces MELERIVSAALLAFVQTHLPEADLSGLDEVIFSYVLGVLEDLGPSGPSEENFDMEAFTEMMEAYVPGFAHIPRGTIGDMMQKLSGQLSGTRNKENLQPQSSEVQGQVPISPEPLQRPEKLKEETRASPAAAGDTQDEAAGAEEELLPGVDVLLEVFPTCSVEQAQWVLAKARGDLEEAVQMLVEGKEEGPPAWDGPSQDLPRRLRGPQKDELKSFILQKYMMVDSAEDQKIHRPMAPREAPKKLIRYIDNQVVSTKGERFKDVRNPEAEEMKATYINLKPARKYRFH; this is translated from the exons ATGGAGCTGGAGAGGATTGTCAGTGCAGCCCTCCTTGCCTTTGTCCAGACGCACCTCCCAGAGGCTGACCTCAG CGGCTTAGATGAGGTCATCTTCTCCTATGTGCTTGGGGTCCTGGAGGATCTGGGCCCCTCAGGGCCATCAGAGGAGAACTTCGATATGGAGGCCTTCACGGAGATGATGGAGGCCTATGTGCCTGGCTTTGCCCACATTCCAAG GGGTACAATAGGGGACATGATGCAGAAGCTCTCAGGGCAGTTGAGTGGTACCAGAAACAAAG AGAACTTGCAACCGCAGAGCTCTGAGGTCCAAGGTCAGGTGCCCATCTCCCCAGAGCCCCTGCAGCGGCCTGAAAAGCTCAAAGAAGAGACTAGGgcttctcctgctgctgctggagacACCCAGGATGAG GCAGCCGGTGCTGAGGAGGAGCTGCTGCCAGGGGTGGATGTTCTGCTGGAGGTGTTCCCTACCTGTTCAGTGGAGCAGGCCCAGTGGGTGCTGGCCAAAGCTCGGGGAGACTTGGAAGAAGCTGTGCAGATGCTTgtagaggggaaggaggaggggcctCCAGCCTGGGACGGCCCCAGCCAG GACCTGCCCAGGCGCCTCAGAGGCCCCCAAAAGGATGAACTGAAGTCCTTCATCCTGCAGAA GTACATGATGGTGGATAGCGCAGAGGATCAGAAGATTCACCGGCCCATGGCTCCCAGGGAG GCCCCCAAGAAGCTGATCCGATACATCGACAACCAGGTAGTAAGCACCAAAGGGGAACGATTCAAAGATGTGCGGAACCCTGAGGCCGAGGAGATGAAGGCCACATACATCAACCTCAAGCCAGCCAGAAAGTACCGCTTCCACTAA
- the FBXL15 gene encoding F-box/LRR-repeat protein 15: MEPPMEPSGGEQEPGAVRLLDLPWEDVLLPHVLSRVPLRQLLRLQRVSRAFRALVQLHLAGLRRFDAAQVGPQISRAALAWLLRDAEGLQELALAPCHEWLSDEDLVRVLTRNPQLRSVALAGCGQLSRRALGALAEGCPRLQRLSLAHCDWVDGLALRGLADRCPALEELDLTACRQLKDEAIVYLAQRRGAGLRSLSLAVNANVGDAAVQELARNCPELEHLDLTGCLRVGSDSVRTLAEYCPALRSLRVRHCHHVAEPSLSRLRKRGVDIDVEPPLHQALVLLQDMAGFAPFVNLQV, encoded by the exons ATGGAGCCACCGATGGAGCCGTCCGGAGGGGAGCAAGAGCCCGGAGCCGTCAG GCTCCTGGACCTGCCTTGGGAAGACGTGCTGCTGCCACACGTCCTGAGCCGGGTGCCGCTACGCCAGCTGCTTCGGCTGCAGCGCGTCAGCCGGGCCTTCCGGGCGCTAGTGCAGCTGCACCTGGCGGGGCTGCGCCGCTTCGACGCCGCTCAG GTGGGTCCGCAGATTTCGCGGGCCGCATTGGCCTGGCTGCTGCGGGACGCTGAGGGGCTGCAGGAGCTGGCGCTGGCGCCGTGTCACGAATGGCTGTCGGACGAGGATCTGGTGCGGGTGCTGACGCGGAATCCGCAGCTGCGGAGCGTGGCGCTGGCCGGCTGCGGGCAACTGAGCCGCCGCGCGCTGGGGGCGCTGGCGGAGGGCTGCCCCCGCCTGCAGCGCCTTTCGCTCGCGCACTGTGACTGGGTAGACGGCCTGGCGCTGCGCGGCCTCGCCGACCGGTGTCCGGCCCTTGAGGAGCTGGACCTCACCGCCTGCCGTCAGCTCAAGGATGAAGCCATCGTATACCTGGCGCAGAGGCGCGGCGCGGGCCTCCGCAGCCTCTCGCTGGCAGTCAACGCCAATGTGGGGGACGCCGCCGTCCAGGAGTTGGCTCGAAACTGCCCGGAACTCGAGCACCTCGACCTAACCGGCTGCCTCCGCGTCGGAAGCGACAGCGTCAG GACTTTGGCCGAGTACTGCCCGGCGCTGCGCTCGTTGCGGGTGCGGCACTGCCACCATGTGGCCGAGCCCAGCCTGAGCCGCTTGCGGAAGCGCGGTGTGGACATCGACGTGGAGCCACCACTGCATCAGGCCCTGGTGCTGCTGCAGGACATGGCAGGCTTTGCACCCTTTGTCAACCTGCAGGTCTGA